The Bradyrhizobium barranii subsp. barranii genome segment ATGCTCTTGCGGCACATATCCAATGCCGGCCCGCACCCGCTCTTCGGTTCGGCGGCGATCGATATCTTGGCCGTTGAATTGCACGCCGCCCCTCCATGCCGGCAGTTCGCCCACGATCGCCTTCATGAGCGTGCTCTTTCCGGCGCCGTTACGGCCGAGGACGGCCACACCGCCCCGCGGTGGGACGGTCATATTGACACCGAACAGCACCTGGCTGCGTCCGTAGCCGGCGTCGAGATGCTTGAGATTGAGGAATTCAGGCACGGCGCAAATAGATCTCCTGGACGCTTCTGTTGGCCTGGATCTCGGCAACCGTCCCCGACGCCAGAACCTTGCCCTGATCGAGCACGGTTAGCCGGTCGCAGATGTCTCGGATGAAATCCAGGTCGTGCTCCACGATGACAAGCGAGCAATGCTGCTTGATCGGCTGCAGCAACTCGCCCGTGACGCGGCGCTCCTCAAGGCTCATGCCACCGGTCGGCTCGTCCAAGAGCAGAAGGCGCGGCCGGCATGCGAGCGCCATCGCGATCTCCAGCCATTGCTGCTGACCGTGAGAAAGGGTCGCCGCAGCATCAAACGCGCGATCGGCGAGCCGGAACTGGAGGAGCAACGTCATGACCTCCTCGTGCAGTCGTCCCCGACTGCGCGAGAACGCCAGATCCAGCAGTGAGGACCGGGCCTGCAGCGCGAGCAGGATGTTGTCGTATAGCGTGAGGGTCGGTAGCACGGCGGTGATCTGGAATTTCAGGCTCATGCCCGCTCGCGCACGCTCTGGCGGCGTCAACGAGGTGACGTCAGTATTGATGAATGTCACCTTGCCTCGCGTCGGCACTAGCGCACCTGCAAGACACTTCATCAGCGTGCTCTTGCCCGAGCCGTTCGGCCCGATCAGGCCATGAAACTCTCTCTCGCCGACGCTGAGCGCCGCTCCGTCCAGCGCGGTGAGTTTGCCAAAGACCTTGGAGATGCCGGCGGCTTCAAGGAGCGGCATTGCGCTTCTCCTTCAGGCTCGGGCCGAAATGACCTACACGTTCCCGCTCGCCCAGCACGAGGCTGATCAAGCCGAGGGGGCGGAACAGAATGACGAGCAACAGCAAAACGCCGAGAATGATCGGCCAGATATCGCGATAATTGTCGGAGAGCCAGAAGCTGAGGCCCTCAACAATCGCGGTGCCGATGACCGCACCGATCAATGTCCCGGAGCCGCCGAACAAGACGTAGAGCACGACCTGGGTAGACATGACCACGCCCAGCATGTTCGTCCAGACGAAGCCCTCGTGAAACGCATAGAGGCTGCCGGAAGCACCTCCGATCGCGCCGCTGATTGCGAATATGATGGCCTTCAAATGCTGCACATTGTAGCCGAAGAAGGCGATGCGCTGTTCATTCTCTCGCAATCCCGCCAGTGCCAGACCGAACTGCGACCGCAGCAAAAAGCGCGACAGAAGGTAGATCAGAACCAGAATGGCGAGAACCAGATAGTAAAATCCTGGTCCCTCGCTCAATTCGTGCGAGCCGATTGTCATCGGCGGGATCGAAGGGATACCGTTCTGGCCGCCAAGATAATGAGAACCCCGAGCGAGCCGATCGGCTGCATAAGCTCCGGTCATAGTACCAAGCGAAACGAAGACCACACTGGAGGGGTGACGGCCAAGCAGCAGGAAACCTGCCAGCAACAATGCCGCTACAAAACCGATCAAGGTTCCGGCCGGAAGAACGGCAAAAATCGATGCGACCCCGAAATCGCGTGAAAGCAGCGCCACACCGTAGCCGGCCGTGCCGAAGAACAACGACTGACCCAAGCTCAAGATCCCGGCATAGCCCCACACCAGGTCGAACGACAACGCGAAGAGGCACAGGATGAGCACTCGCGTTGCATAGACAGTGATGTAATCCCGCAGGACGAGCGGTGCGATCGAAGCGGCAATCAGCAATGCCAGTTCGAGAATTGGAAGCACCTTCGTTCGCCCTGCGATGGCAGATGCCATGACGGGCGAACGAGCAGCTTCAATCACGTGTGGCGGGGGCTGTGTGCCAGTGCCGGTCGATGACATCAGCACTCCTTCGGATCGACCAGGCCGGCGCTACGCGCGACAATCTCGTACTGGCCGCCCTTCGCCACTCCAATGTACATGTTCATCCTGCAGTGGCGCTTGCCGGGCGCCATTTCGGCAGGCCCGCCCGGCCCTTCCGCAATCTTCGCGTGGTCGAGGGCGGCGGCTACCGCGTCGCGGTCAATTGTGCCGGCCTCCTTCACTGCAGCCTCCCACAGCTTTAATCCTCGATAGGTGCCGGTCGCGGCGCTGCCTGCCGAGAACCGGAACTTGGCTGGAAATTGTTTGTCGTAGGCCGATTGAATCCTGGCGCTTACCGGATCCTCCGCCGCAAGCACCTTGTAGTAGTCGAGGCTGCTCGCGAGCCCTTCAATCTCTTGGGCCTGGTTCATTTCCAGGAAATTTTCGTCGTAATAGACGCACCCCAGCCGCCCGCCGTTTTTGGAGAAGCCGGCTTGATAGAGCTGTTTAAAGAACGGGCTGACGCCGGGCGGGACAATGGCGTTGAAAACCACGTCGACTTTGTTGGATATGATCCGGCTAACTGTGGAGGAAAAGTCAATCTGGTCGAGCGGGTAGTATTCTTCAAAGACGACTTCGCCACCGCTGCTCTCGATCACCTTGCGTGCATAGGCGTTGATTGTTTGCGGCCAAACATAATTGGAGCCAGGCAGGGCAAAACGCTTACCACCATTTTTGATCAACCAGGGAATGAACTGGTCACAATTCTGTGCCGGTACCGGTCCCGTGCAGAACAGATAGGGCGTGCACTCTTTACCTTCGTAACCTTCCGGATAGATATAGAGCGTCTTGCCGCGAGAGATAATGACGTCCTTGATCGCATTGCGCATCGAGCTCGAGATACCGCCAATCACCAAGTCGACCTTGTCTCGCTGGATCAGCTTTCGCACATTTCCCACGGCGACGGATTCGTCGGAGGCAGTATCCTCAATCAGGAGTTCGATCGGGCGTCCCAACAAGCCGCCGGAGTCGTTGATCTCCTTGACCAGCATGCGAGCGACATTGGCGTCGGTGTTGCCGGCAAAGCCAAGTGACCCGGTAAGATCGGTCGCAATGCCAAGCCTGATCGGGCCTTCCGCAGCATTTGCCCAATCCGGGCGAATTATCCAGCTGCCCGGACCCGCCGCGATGGCGGCGGAGGCGAAGGCGAAATTGCCGAGAAAGCGGCGGCGGCTCAGTTGACGGCTGGCGTTGATCATCGGTTGACCCCTCTTCCCGAAACAAGGCCTTGCGGCCGGAACTTGATGAAAATGATGGCAAGCACGAACACCAGAACGTCGGCGATAACCGGTGACATCAGCCAAGGCAGCCAGGCACTGAACGTGCCGATGACGCCGGCGCCAGCGACTGGGCCGGCGAAGGACCCGACGCCACCGACCATCACAGCAACGAAACCCTGGATAAGAAAGCGGATGCCGAGATCGGCGAACAATGAAAAGACCGGCACGATCAGCGCGCCGGCGAGACCCGCGAGTGCCGCACCAAATGCAAAGGTGACGCTGTAGATCATGCCCGTGGAGATGCCCGAGGCACGCGCCAGCTGTGGGTTCTCCAGCGAGGCGCGGACTCGCAGGCCGAACGAGGTGTAGGCGAGCAGAGCATGGCTCGCGACCATGACCAGCAAAGTGATGATGACGATGACGCCGCGCCAGGCGGCGAAATGCAGACTGCCGATCGTGATAGAGCCACTGATTGGCTCCGGCACCGAGAGATACAGTCCCCCGGTCAGGCCGCGCACGGCTTCGCGAATGATCAGCCCCAGCGCATAGGTGCCAAGCATGGCGACGATTGGAGCGGCATAGAATCGGCGCACCACGAGTTTTTCCAGGACGAAACCAAGCGTGCCGACCGCGACGGGCGCGGCAAGCATGCCGAGCGGGACCGGCAAACCGACGCTGTGCATGAGATAAGTGACGTAAGCGCCGAGCAGGACGAACTCGCCTTGGGCGAAGTTGAAGATGCCCATCATGCTGGCAATGATCCCGAGACCGAGCACGACCAGCACAACAATGGCACCGAAGCTCAAAATCTCGAAGGTCGCGATAAGTAGCGTATCCATGCTGCTGCGTCACATTCCTTGGGCTTGCGAGCAAATCATCTTCACGCCGACCGCGCGAAGGCGTGAGCTGCACGTTGGAATGCGAAGGGCTGCTGGCACGAGAGCGCTCCTGGAAGGTCATCCCGGCAATGGGAGTTGCAGGCGATGGTGGGCTTCTAGGGCGGCCCGCCTGTCGGCGCTTCATTCACGACATGCGGCTCGAGATTGCCTAGATCAACGTAGGGAGATTTGGGTAATGTTGGGTAATGTTGGCCAGGCTACCGACATTGCGGACACGTTAAAGAGGTCCTACGGCGGTCGCCGGCCGTTCTCGCCAGCCCAATTTCGATGCAGCCAAAAGCGATAGAGAGCTATCCGCATGCCCTCACCGCAGGCTCTCGCAAACGCGCGCGTCGTTAGCGCTTATCGAACTATCGGAGGAAACCAGAAGAGCTGACGCACCATTTGCGATGGCCGCAGGCCGTGAGTTCAGCACCGAGAAGGCATCAAGTCATTGTGGCCGAACACCTGGCTTGCCGACCAGCGGAAATGTGAATTCAATTCCCGCACCCGCAAACGTGATCCACAGAGTCTGCAGCAGATCGTCGGATGCGGGAGGCGTGTCATTGTACTCTTCGAGCCGCCTGATGACGGCGCACGATAACCCGCTTCGCTCGGCCAACTGCTTCACCGACCAGTTCAGCATCCCCCGTGCGGCTCGCAATTGCCTCGATGCGGCTCTCCGCTCCCTTGCGAGTATATCGTAATGCGCGTCGATCCACACGCCGAGCCACTCCCTTACACCGCCATAGCTGTTGCCGAGCGGTACAGCGTGCATCGATGGCAACGATAAGGTCGCTGTCGGCGCAGTGACCATCGAGTCCAGCATCTGGGTTGCGACGATGACGGGCTTGGCAACAAGCCGGCAGGCCCTGACGAACTCCTTTTGCCGGCCCGGCACCTCCTCAGGGGGATTTCAACCCCGAGGTCGCCTCGCGCGACCATGATGGCGTCTGACAAGTGGATCATATCCCAATACGATCAAGCGCCATCGGGGTCTCGATCTTGGCAACGCCACCGGCGGCCTCACCGATCAAAGCTCGTGCCTCGACCAGGTCAGATGGTTTCTGAACAAAGGACAGCAACCCAGTCGACGCCAAGCTCGAGGCCGAACGCAAGATCGGCTCGATCCTTCTTGGTTAGAGGCGAGATCTTCAGCAGCGCGCCTGGAAGGCTGGCGCCCTTGTGATCACGGATGACGCCGCCGATCACAACGCACGCCATTCTCCGTTCAGAACCGAGCTTTTCGACGACTAGCTAGACGAACGCCCATCGTCAATGAGCAGGGCCTGGCCGGGATAAGCGGCTGCGAATATTTCTGGATGAGGCCGCGGGATTGACTGCTTCCCGCCTGTCTCTTAGCGCGAAGCAGACCGTCTCCCCGGCATCCAGCGCGAGCTTGCCTTCATCGAGCCGGCCAATGCGGATCTTCGGGCCTTGCGGATCCTGCAGCACGCCGATCGGCCGATTGAATTCCAGCTCCAGCGCACGGCTCGAGACGAGCACACGGGCGTGATCGTCATGGGTCCCGCGGCTGAAGTTCAGCGTGAAAGTATCAGCCCCCGAAAGATAGAGCGCACAAAGCTTTTCAGGTGATGCGGTTGCCGGCCCAACGGTTGCGACAATC includes the following:
- a CDS encoding ABC transporter ATP-binding protein, with protein sequence MPLLEAAGISKVFGKLTALDGAALSVGEREFHGLIGPNGSGKSTLMKCLAGALVPTRGKVTFINTDVTSLTPPERARAGMSLKFQITAVLPTLTLYDNILLALQARSSLLDLAFSRSRGRLHEEVMTLLLQFRLADRAFDAAATLSHGQQQWLEIAMALACRPRLLLLDEPTGGMSLEERRVTGELLQPIKQHCSLVIVEHDLDFIRDICDRLTVLDQGKVLASGTVAEIQANRSVQEIYLRRA
- a CDS encoding substrate-binding protein; this translates as MINASRQLSRRRFLGNFAFASAAIAAGPGSWIIRPDWANAAEGPIRLGIATDLTGSLGFAGNTDANVARMLVKEINDSGGLLGRPIELLIEDTASDESVAVGNVRKLIQRDKVDLVIGGISSSMRNAIKDVIISRGKTLYIYPEGYEGKECTPYLFCTGPVPAQNCDQFIPWLIKNGGKRFALPGSNYVWPQTINAYARKVIESSGGEVVFEEYYPLDQIDFSSTVSRIISNKVDVVFNAIVPPGVSPFFKQLYQAGFSKNGGRLGCVYYDENFLEMNQAQEIEGLASSLDYYKVLAAEDPVSARIQSAYDKQFPAKFRFSAGSAATGTYRGLKLWEAAVKEAGTIDRDAVAAALDHAKIAEGPGGPAEMAPGKRHCRMNMYIGVAKGGQYEIVARSAGLVDPKEC
- a CDS encoding branched-chain amino acid ABC transporter permease, producing MASAIAGRTKVLPILELALLIAASIAPLVLRDYITVYATRVLILCLFALSFDLVWGYAGILSLGQSLFFGTAGYGVALLSRDFGVASIFAVLPAGTLIGFVAALLLAGFLLLGRHPSSVVFVSLGTMTGAYAADRLARGSHYLGGQNGIPSIPPMTIGSHELSEGPGFYYLVLAILVLIYLLSRFLLRSQFGLALAGLRENEQRIAFFGYNVQHLKAIIFAISGAIGGASGSLYAFHEGFVWTNMLGVVMSTQVVLYVLFGGSGTLIGAVIGTAIVEGLSFWLSDNYRDIWPIILGVLLLLVILFRPLGLISLVLGERERVGHFGPSLKEKRNAAP
- a CDS encoding helix-turn-helix domain-containing protein → MLDSMVTAPTATLSLPSMHAVPLGNSYGGVREWLGVWIDAHYDILARERRAASRQLRAARGMLNWSVKQLAERSGLSCAVIRRLEEYNDTPPASDDLLQTLWITFAGAGIEFTFPLVGKPGVRPQ
- a CDS encoding branched-chain amino acid ABC transporter permease, which encodes MDTLLIATFEILSFGAIVVLVVLGLGIIASMMGIFNFAQGEFVLLGAYVTYLMHSVGLPVPLGMLAAPVAVGTLGFVLEKLVVRRFYAAPIVAMLGTYALGLIIREAVRGLTGGLYLSVPEPISGSITIGSLHFAAWRGVIVIITLLVMVASHALLAYTSFGLRVRASLENPQLARASGISTGMIYSVTFAFGAALAGLAGALIVPVFSLFADLGIRFLIQGFVAVMVGGVGSFAGPVAGAGVIGTFSAWLPWLMSPVIADVLVFVLAIIFIKFRPQGLVSGRGVNR